Proteins encoded in a region of the Zunongwangia endophytica genome:
- a CDS encoding alkaline phosphatase translates to MKRDFKKILVFSAISIAIGCGKTSEEKTTAATKESEEEPLNIIFMVGDGMGIPQVSSAFYFGEGEPNFKQFENIGLSRTSSTSHLITDSAAGATAFSTGKKTYKRAIGVSSDTLPLPTILEQLKDRGYQTGLVSLTSITHATPAAFYAHVEDRDMHEEIAKQLIDAEVDFFAGGGKKYFRTREDGMNLFDSLKAKEYKLDTLELSKPNNDRRNAYVLTEEGLPSKPEGRKDFLQQASKLGLDYFAANNKPFFMMIEGSYIDWGGHAKDDNMMIQEVLDFDKTIGVVLDFVKAHPNTLVVVTADHETGGVSIGKAYDESGKEIPQQVQVYFNTDQHSTELIPVFAKGKGEELFRGIYENNEIYHKLMQAIDEN, encoded by the coding sequence ATGAAGAGAGATTTCAAAAAAATACTGGTTTTTTCAGCAATATCAATAGCGATAGGCTGCGGAAAAACTTCCGAAGAAAAAACAACAGCAGCTACTAAAGAGTCGGAAGAAGAACCGCTAAATATCATTTTTATGGTAGGGGATGGAATGGGAATTCCGCAGGTTTCCAGTGCTTTTTATTTTGGTGAAGGGGAGCCTAATTTTAAACAATTTGAAAATATTGGGTTAAGTCGCACATCCAGTACCAGCCATTTAATTACCGATTCTGCTGCCGGGGCTACGGCTTTTTCAACAGGAAAGAAAACGTATAAAAGAGCAATCGGAGTGTCTTCAGATACGCTACCGCTTCCAACAATTTTAGAGCAGCTAAAAGATCGAGGATATCAAACCGGTTTGGTAAGTTTAACTTCCATTACGCATGCCACACCCGCTGCATTTTATGCGCATGTTGAAGATCGTGATATGCACGAGGAAATTGCAAAACAGCTTATAGATGCTGAAGTTGATTTTTTTGCCGGAGGAGGTAAAAAATACTTCAGAACTAGAGAAGATGGTATGAATCTTTTTGATAGCCTAAAAGCTAAAGAATATAAATTGGATACTTTAGAATTAAGTAAACCAAACAATGATCGGCGTAACGCGTATGTTTTAACTGAAGAAGGTTTACCATCCAAACCTGAAGGTCGCAAAGACTTTCTTCAGCAAGCGTCCAAATTAGGATTAGATTATTTCGCGGCGAATAATAAACCATTTTTTATGATGATCGAAGGATCATATATCGATTGGGGAGGACACGCCAAAGATGATAATATGATGATCCAGGAGGTTTTGGATTTCGATAAAACAATTGGAGTGGTATTAGATTTTGTAAAAGCACATCCAAATACATTAGTTGTAGTCACTGCAGATCACGAAACAGGTGGTGTAAGTATCGGTAAAGCCTACGACGAGTCCGGGAAAGAAATTCCGCAGCAGGTTCAGGTTTATTTTAATACCGATCAACATAGTACCGAGTTGATTCCTGTTTTTGCAAAAGGTAAAGGAGAAGAATTGTTTAGAGGGATTTATGAGAATAATGAAATCTATCACAAATTAATGCAAGCGATTGATGAAAATTAA
- a CDS encoding alkaline phosphatase, translating into MKIKHFKKLIFVLICSFLSGISTAQSSYQFHSHNDYAQEFPFWKAYIHGASSIEADVFLKDEELFVTHTEEEIEPNLTLENLYLKPLSELAKSGKLRKTQLLIDLKSSAQPTLKVLMKLLKNYPELTKIDNLSFVISGNRPGNSEYKNYPDFIQFDHQDVSNLDEADLSKIALISKSFKEYSVWNGLGRITAPELQKVEEVIKKAHDAGKPFRFWGAPDTKTAWSRFAAMGVDFINTDKPAEASAYLESLDNRNVELKDPISVYHPKFNFDKNSTPKNIILMIGDGNGLSQISSAMIANRGELTLTQLQNLGFVKTSSFDDLVTDSAAGGTAMATGEKTNNRAIGTDAEGKDLVAITEILNEKGYLNGILTTDYITGATPSSFYAHVVERDDSNAILEDLKTSNIDFFVAAGSSDFNKIQDEFVQKELSEFNDFEDRTSVFLSEESLGGVEDRGNQFPTYVQKVLQNLENQEKPYFLMIEGAKIDKNGHTNNASGIVQEILDFDKTIAEVLKVADKNENTLVVITADHETSGFGIMQGNLEDGKLEGGFLTNDHTAVMVPLFSYGPKAELFNGVYENTEIFHRILEALNMEK; encoded by the coding sequence ATGAAAATTAAGCATTTTAAAAAACTAATATTCGTACTAATTTGTTCTTTTTTAAGCGGAATTTCAACAGCGCAAAGTAGTTATCAATTTCATTCTCATAATGACTACGCTCAGGAATTTCCTTTTTGGAAGGCTTATATCCATGGAGCCTCTTCTATTGAAGCAGATGTTTTTCTGAAAGATGAAGAATTATTTGTTACTCATACTGAAGAGGAAATAGAACCGAATCTTACGCTAGAGAATCTCTATTTGAAACCACTTTCTGAATTAGCGAAAAGTGGAAAATTAAGGAAAACCCAGTTATTGATCGATTTAAAATCTTCAGCCCAGCCTACTTTAAAGGTGCTGATGAAACTTTTAAAAAACTATCCTGAATTAACCAAAATCGATAATTTAAGCTTCGTTATTTCAGGCAATCGACCGGGGAATTCTGAATATAAAAACTATCCCGATTTTATTCAATTTGACCATCAGGATGTTTCAAATTTAGATGAAGCCGATTTAAGTAAAATTGCTCTAATTAGTAAAAGCTTCAAAGAGTATTCGGTTTGGAATGGTTTAGGAAGAATTACGGCTCCAGAGCTTCAGAAAGTTGAAGAAGTGATAAAAAAGGCTCACGATGCGGGAAAGCCTTTTCGTTTTTGGGGAGCTCCAGACACTAAAACAGCGTGGAGTAGATTTGCAGCAATGGGCGTTGATTTTATCAATACCGATAAACCGGCAGAAGCTTCAGCCTATTTGGAAAGTCTTGATAATAGAAATGTTGAGCTGAAAGATCCAATTTCAGTGTATCATCCAAAATTCAATTTTGATAAAAATTCAACGCCAAAGAATATTATTTTGATGATTGGGGATGGGAATGGTTTAAGCCAAATTTCTTCAGCAATGATTGCGAACAGGGGAGAATTAACGCTTACACAATTACAGAATCTAGGCTTTGTAAAAACATCAAGTTTTGATGATTTGGTAACCGATTCGGCTGCTGGCGGAACTGCTATGGCAACTGGAGAAAAGACGAATAATCGTGCGATCGGCACCGATGCTGAAGGAAAAGATTTAGTAGCTATAACCGAGATTCTAAATGAAAAAGGATATTTAAATGGCATTTTAACGACCGATTATATTACAGGAGCAACGCCATCATCCTTCTATGCCCATGTTGTAGAACGTGATGATAGCAATGCGATATTAGAAGATCTTAAAACCAGTAATATTGATTTTTTCGTAGCTGCCGGATCGAGCGACTTCAATAAAATTCAAGATGAATTTGTACAAAAAGAGCTAAGTGAATTTAACGATTTTGAAGATAGAACTTCTGTTTTTCTTTCCGAAGAAAGTTTAGGTGGTGTTGAGGATCGTGGGAATCAGTTTCCAACGTATGTTCAAAAAGTACTTCAGAATTTAGAAAATCAAGAAAAACCTTATTTTTTAATGATTGAAGGCGCTAAGATCGATAAAAATGGACACACCAATAATGCAAGCGGAATTGTACAAGAAATACTAGATTTTGATAAGACCATTGCTGAGGTTCTAAAAGTAGCCGATAAGAATGAAAATACGTTGGTGGTTATTACTGCCGATCATGAAACTTCAGGTTTTGGCATTATGCAAGGCAATCTTGAAGATGGGAAATTGGAAGGCGGTTTTTTAACGAACGATCATACTGCGGTAATGGTTCCGTTATTTTCTTATGGACCTAAAGCAGAACTTTTCAACGGTGTTTATGAAAATACTGAAATTTTCCATAGAATTTTAGAAGCATTGAATATGGAGAAATAG
- a CDS encoding metallophosphoesterase family protein, which translates to MKRISLILILMSLTMPAQQTPDKIAFVADIHLLDIYADYENFNGLEIDGITNKAKIRSMSAQLHSTRLFNENYFVLKAVLDDIAARGIKLVAFPGDYTDDGQPININGLAEILKSYVDQYDISFFITTGNHDPVRPYTIAAGKKDFLAKDGSNQPIFSEANLYQSKPDEHDAIIEPKLEKAGYNFILNALADFGFFPKKNYEYWETAFSTYNPQNYTFEKAKMASQISERTYKINDSLSIPDASYVVEPKEGLWLLAIDGNSYVPQENGSLSSASIGYNQTIAHKKHLFKWIKTVAENAKKLNKRLVAFSHYPSIDFNEDASSLLDEFLGKNKWQLERVPKERIAKTLAEAGIKLHFAGHMHINDTGKREYENGDFLINIQTPSLAAYIPGYKILNLEDDFAEVETVSISEVPRFNELFPLYKKELEYLKNNNLDTWDDAILKSQNYHDFTEYHLENLVKLRFLPNDWNVEFETYLSNLTGKELFKVVSNNAQIPQDFSDWKAYDMILDFYKIRNADKLAFKDIPEKRLAAYKKIIAAAKTKKDFQNKNEQKLHQFLLIFDKFINGLPATHFKVDLKTGDIQELE; encoded by the coding sequence ATGAAGCGAATTTCGCTAATATTGATTTTAATGTCATTGACCATGCCTGCGCAGCAAACACCAGATAAAATTGCTTTTGTCGCCGATATTCACCTGCTTGATATTTATGCGGATTACGAAAATTTCAACGGACTCGAAATTGATGGTATTACTAATAAAGCTAAAATAAGAAGCATGAGTGCGCAGTTGCATTCAACGAGACTTTTTAATGAAAATTATTTTGTACTGAAAGCTGTGTTAGATGATATTGCAGCTCGCGGGATAAAATTAGTTGCTTTTCCAGGCGATTATACCGACGATGGACAACCCATTAATATTAATGGTCTTGCTGAAATTTTAAAATCTTACGTAGATCAATATGACATTTCGTTTTTTATAACCACAGGAAATCATGATCCGGTGCGTCCCTATACTATTGCGGCAGGTAAAAAGGATTTTTTAGCCAAAGACGGTAGCAATCAGCCGATTTTTAGCGAAGCTAATTTATATCAATCAAAACCAGATGAGCATGATGCTATTATAGAACCCAAATTGGAAAAAGCGGGATATAATTTTATACTGAATGCTTTAGCTGATTTTGGTTTTTTTCCGAAGAAAAATTACGAATATTGGGAAACTGCTTTCTCTACTTATAATCCTCAAAATTACACTTTTGAAAAAGCTAAAATGGCTTCTCAAATTTCAGAAAGAACCTATAAAATAAATGATTCACTTTCTATCCCCGATGCCTCCTACGTAGTCGAACCTAAGGAAGGTTTATGGCTTTTGGCAATAGACGGAAACTCTTACGTACCGCAGGAAAATGGCAGTCTTAGTAGTGCAAGTATAGGATATAACCAAACCATCGCTCATAAAAAGCATCTTTTTAAATGGATAAAAACGGTTGCAGAAAATGCTAAAAAACTAAACAAAAGACTCGTTGCATTTAGCCATTATCCCTCGATAGATTTTAATGAAGATGCCTCTTCGCTATTAGATGAATTTCTGGGAAAAAATAAATGGCAATTAGAACGAGTGCCTAAAGAACGTATTGCTAAAACACTAGCAGAAGCCGGAATAAAACTTCATTTTGCGGGACACATGCATATTAACGATACCGGAAAGCGAGAATATGAAAATGGAGATTTTCTTATAAATATTCAAACTCCTTCCCTAGCCGCTTATATTCCTGGTTATAAAATTTTGAACCTAGAAGACGATTTTGCTGAAGTTGAAACTGTCTCAATTTCCGAAGTTCCAAGGTTTAATGAGTTATTTCCGCTCTATAAAAAAGAACTTGAATATCTAAAGAATAATAACTTAGACACTTGGGATGATGCTATTTTAAAAAGCCAAAACTATCATGATTTTACCGAATATCATCTGGAAAATCTGGTAAAATTAAGATTTCTACCAAATGACTGGAATGTTGAATTTGAAACTTATCTTTCCAATCTTACCGGTAAAGAATTATTTAAGGTTGTTTCCAACAATGCTCAAATTCCGCAAGATTTTTCAGATTGGAAAGCTTATGATATGATTTTGGATTTCTATAAGATCAGAAACGCCGATAAATTAGCTTTTAAAGATATTCCTGAAAAAAGATTAGCAGCCTACAAAAAGATTATAGCTGCAGCAAAAACTAAGAAGGATTTCCAAAATAAAAATGAGCAAAAACTACATCAGTTTTTACTGATTTTTGATAAATTTATTAATGGTTTACCTGCTACCCATTTTAAAGTTGACTTGAAAACGGGTGATATTCAGGAATTAGAGTAA
- a CDS encoding glycosyltransferase, giving the protein MKVAIIADHRHPLKKPYAGGLAMITHKMVQKLADKGIEVDVYAKSGSQSENLQNLDHHFAEDSSLSCSYPEKNNPSQIKNAVIYAEIFQDLERYEYDIVHNQTLHYLPIILGNKLKTKFVTTLHTMAFPEIKFALDYVKKDLDQEFVVVSESLRDQYSKFLNFPKVIRNAIDLDDWEPNFEKDNQYCMWYGSMCKEKAPHLAIEVAIKANKPIILAGRGKNSEYFERFVAPLLKNPLVSYVGEQDKTQINRLLRNSMALLFTSVWEEPSALGISESLASGTPVLSWDKGVAPEIITDEVGQIFDPLDTTGMAEALKNIERFDRKACRKHAEQHCNIDNMIDNYVEFYEALVEENAEVY; this is encoded by the coding sequence ATGAAAGTAGCCATAATAGCCGATCATCGCCATCCTTTAAAGAAACCATATGCAGGCGGCCTTGCCATGATTACTCACAAAATGGTGCAGAAACTAGCAGATAAAGGTATAGAAGTCGACGTTTATGCGAAGTCGGGCTCACAAAGCGAAAATTTACAAAACTTAGATCATCACTTCGCTGAAGACAGTTCTCTATCGTGTAGCTATCCTGAAAAAAACAATCCATCCCAAATAAAAAATGCGGTTATTTATGCTGAAATTTTCCAAGATTTAGAGCGTTACGAATACGATATAGTACATAACCAAACCCTACATTACCTTCCCATCATTTTAGGAAATAAACTGAAAACTAAGTTTGTAACCACGTTACATACGATGGCTTTTCCTGAGATTAAATTTGCATTAGATTATGTAAAAAAAGATCTCGACCAGGAATTTGTAGTAGTAAGTGAATCCTTAAGAGATCAATATTCAAAATTTTTAAACTTTCCTAAAGTAATTAGGAATGCTATCGATCTTGATGATTGGGAGCCAAATTTTGAAAAAGATAATCAGTACTGTATGTGGTACGGTTCTATGTGCAAAGAAAAAGCACCTCATTTAGCTATCGAAGTTGCCATTAAAGCTAACAAACCAATAATTCTTGCGGGTAGAGGTAAGAACAGCGAATACTTTGAGCGCTTTGTAGCTCCTCTGCTAAAAAACCCATTAGTTTCTTATGTTGGTGAACAGGACAAAACACAGATAAATCGCCTCCTAAGAAATTCAATGGCGCTATTATTTACCAGTGTATGGGAAGAACCATCAGCTTTGGGGATTTCAGAAAGTCTGGCTTCAGGAACACCTGTCCTTAGTTGGGATAAAGGCGTTGCTCCAGAAATTATAACTGATGAAGTTGGGCAAATTTTTGATCCTCTAGATACAACCGGAATGGCTGAAGCTCTTAAAAATATTGAAAGATTTGATCGTAAAGCATGTAGAAAACACGCAGAACAACATTGTAATATCGATAACATGATTGATAATTACGTTGAATTTTACGAAGCGCTGGTAGAGGAAAATGCGGAAGTTTACTAA